One Artemia franciscana chromosome 15, ASM3288406v1, whole genome shotgun sequence genomic window carries:
- the LOC136036328 gene encoding histone H2B, translating into MAPKTSGKAAKKAGKAQKNISKTDKKRKRKRKESYAIYIYKVLKQVHPDTGVSSKAMSIMNSFVNDIFERIAAEASRLAHYNKRSTITSREVQTAVRLLLPGELAKHAVSEGTKAVTKYTSSK; encoded by the coding sequence ATGGCTCCAAAAACTTCAGGAAAAGCAGCAAAGAAAGCTGGTAAGGCGCAGAAAAATATCAGTAAAACTGATAAGAAAAGGAAACGAAAGAGGAAGGAAAGCTACGCCATTTATATTTACAAAGTTCTCAAGCAAGTGCATCCCGACACTGGTGTTTCTAGCAAGGCAATGAGCATCATGAATAGCTTTGTTAATGATATCTTTGAAAGGATTGCTGCGGAAGCCTCTCGTCTAGCTCACTACAACAAGAGGTCCACCATCACTAGCAGAGAGGTTCAAACTGCTGTGAGGCTACTCCTACCCGGAGAACTTGCCAAGCACGCTGTTAGTGAAGGCACTAAAGCTGTAACAAAGTACACAAGCTCCAAATAA